In one Solanum lycopersicum chromosome 11, SLM_r2.1 genomic region, the following are encoded:
- the LOC138339435 gene encoding uncharacterized protein: MASALFDPGSTFSYVSSSFSTGLDLYSDLLDMPIRASTLVGQFVIVEKVYRSSLVNVVRSNTYVDLIIQEMVDFDGACVFSKIDLRSGYHQLKIRATDVPKTVFETKLGHYEFLVMSFRLTNAPALFMNLMNRIFKPYLDLFVIVFIDDIVIYSKSRKEHEENLRIVLELLREKRLYAKFPKLKNWVRPTNVSEVRSFVGLASYYRRFVKGFTSIASQLTNLTKKNVPFVWLEECEESIMKLKILLTTAQTLALPEEGKANVVADVLSKKAGSMGSLSHLQVFRRPLTREGKQFADEKLSRIRDMVLQGEAKEAVIDEEGVLRINGRLTKSAHFILVKMTYNAEKLAKLYISEIVRLHGVPLSIISDKEFSYNNSYHSSIDMAQFEALYGRIYMSPIGWFDAFKVRPWNTDLLRESLEKVKFIQEKILAAQSRKKEYAD; the protein is encoded by the exons ATGGCTTCTgcattgtttgatcctggatccacattttcatatgtatcttcctcattttctactggtcttgatttatattctgatttgcttgacatgcctattcgtgccTCTACTCTTGTGGGTCAgtttgtgatagttgaaaaggtgtataggtctagCCTTGTGAATGTTGTgaggagcaatacttatgtagatttgattattcaagagatggttgattttgat GGTGCTTGTGtattctctaaaattgatttgaggtctggttatcatcaattgaaaatacgggcaacagatgttcCAAAGACTGTTTTCGAAACCAAGTtagggcattatgaattcttagtaatgtcttttcggcttacgaatgcccctgctcttttcatgaacctgatgaacaggatttttaagccatatttggacctctttgttattgtatttattgatgatatagtGATATattcaaagagcaggaaagaacatgaggagaatttgagaattgtattggagttgttaagggagaaaaggctttatgcgaAATTccccaagt tgaagaattgggtaaggcctactaatgtttcagaggtaaggagttttgttggtttagctagctattatcGCAGATTCGTCAAAGGGTTcacttctattgcttcccaactgaccaatttgactaagaagaatgttccatttgtatggttggaagaatgtgaagaaagcATTATGAAACTCAAgatcttgttgactactgcacagACTCTTGCCTTGCCAgaggaag gaaaagctaacgtTGTGGCAGATGTCTTAAGTaaaaaagcagggagcatgggtagtttatcCCACTTACAAGTTTTTAGACGCCCATTGACTAGAGAG ggaaagcagtttgctgatgagaagctgagccgaattcgagatatggtattgcaAGGAGAAGCTAAAGAGGCagtaattgatgaggaaggcgtcTTGAGAATTAACGGAAG gttaactaagtctgctcacttcattctggtcaagatgacttataatgcagagaagttagccaaactctatatctcggAGATTGTTCGATtacatggagttccactttccatcatatcagataaag AGTTTTCgtacaacaatagttatcactcaagtattgatatggcccaatttgaggcactgtatgggagaataTATatgtctcccattggttggtttgatgcatttaaggtgagaccttggaatactgatcttttgagggaatcgttagagaaagtgaaattcattcaggagaagATTTTAGCAGCTCAGAGCAGgaagaaggagtatgcagattga